The Curtobacterium herbarum genome contains the following window.
GACGAGGTCCTCGACTCCGTGCAGGTCCTGGGCGGCGGCGACGTCGTGCAGCACCTGTTCGCCGTGTCGAGCGGGCTCGAGTCCGTCGTCGTCGGCGAGACCGAGATCTCCGGGCAGGTCCGACGCGCCCTCGAGGACGCCCGCCGCAACGGCACCACCACCTCGGAGCTCGAACGCCTCTTCCAGGAAGCGGCGCACACCTCCCGCGGGGTCAAGACCCGCACCCGCATCGGCGCCGCCGGCCGGTCGCTCGTCCGCCTCGGACTCGAGCTCGCCTCGTCACGTCTCACCGACTGGGCCGCGACCCGGGTCCTGCTCGTCGGCACCGGCAGCTACGCCGCGACCACCATCGCCGCCCTCCGCGACCGTGGTGCCGAGCAGATCCAGGTCTTCTCGCCGTCCGGCCGCGCCCCCTGGTTCGCCGCGAAGCACGACCTCGTCGCCGCCACCGACCTCCGCACCGCGATCAGCACGAGCGACGTCGTCATCACCTGCACCTCGAGCGAGGTCCCGGTCGTCGAGGCGTGCGACCTCGACGACGGCGCCCGGCGGATCGTCATCGACCTCGGACTCCCACGCAACGTGCACCCCGACGCCGCCGACGTCGAGGGCGTCGAGCTGCTCGACCTCGAGACGATCAGCATCCACGCCCCGATCGCCGAGCTGAACGCCGAGACCGAAGCCCGCGCGATCGTCGACGACGCCGTCTCCCGGTTCCGCGCGCAGGCACTCGAGCAGTCCACGACCCCGGCGCTCGTCGCCCTGCGCAAGCACGTGTTCGACATCCTGGACGACGAGATCGACCGCGTGAAGCGCCGCGGCGACACCACCCCCGAGTCCGCGGAACAGACCGAGCGGGCGCTCCGGCACCTGGTCGGCGTGCTGCTGCACCGCCCCTCCGTGCGGGCACGGGAACTCGGCCGCGCCGGTCGCGGCGACGACTTCACCGGGGCGCTCGACGCCCTCTTCGGGGTGCGCCCGGAGAAGGTCTCGGACGCGCCGTCCGCGGTGGTCCCGCTGGCCGCGCGCGTGCGCGACGACGAGGCGGACGCGAGCTGACCGGCTCGGGTGGTGCGGGCCTCCCGGCCGTGCCGGTCCTCGAGGTCAGCGCCCTCCTGCTGGTGCGCGACCGCCGCGTCCTGATGGTCCGCGCCCGCGGGCGCGACGTCCTCTACCTGCCGGGCGGCAAGGTCGAGCCCGGCGAGTCCGCGGTCGACGCCGTGGTGCGCGAGGCGGACGAGGAGACCGGCCTGCGCCTGACCGCCGACGACGTCGACGAGTTCGCCGTCGTCACCGAGCCCGCCCACGGGCAGGCTCCCGGGACGATCGTCGCGATGACGCTGTTCCTGGCCCGGCCGGGAGGCACGCTCGACGCCGCCACGCCCGTCGCCTCCGCCGAGGTGGACGAGGTGGAGTGGGTCACCGCTGCGGACGCCGGACGCTGCCCGCCGGCCGGGGTCGAGACGCTCCGCCTGCTGACGCAGGCGGGCCTCGTCGACTGACCGACCGGGCGGGCGGTGGGCCGTTACTGGTCGCGGTCGGTGTACTGCCCGGTCTCCTCGGGACCGGCCGGCTGCGGCTCGCCGGGGATGTCCGACTCGACGTACTCGCCCGACTCGCCCTCGGGCTCCGGACGGGTCTCGCCGGGGATGTCGCTCGACACGAACTCGCCGACCGGCTCGTCGTCGGTGACGCGGTGCTCACCGGGGATGTCGCTGTCCACGAACTGGCCGGCGCGTGCGTCCACACCGTCCGCTCGGTCGTCGTCGCCGCGTGCTGCCTCGTGCTTGCCTGCTGCCATCGGTCTGTGCCTTCCGTGTCCGCACGTCGTCGTCGACGTGCACGGTGCCGATCCTGCCCGAAGACGCTGGACGTCGGTGCGCGGATGGGAGGACGTGCGAGACAGTTCCACTGTGGAAGTGGTTGTGTGGCGGGCATGCGACAGAGCGACGGAGGATCCAGCGGACAGGTGACCCGACGGCGGACGCTGCGCGCCGCGGTCGGGACGGCGGGCACGGTCGGGGCGGTCGTGCTCGCGTTGACCGGGTGCACGGGTGGGTCGGGCGGTGGTGGGGCCTCCTCGGTGCCGCCGACGGCTGTGCCGACGACCGCCGCGCCGACGTCTGCCTCGTCGGCTGCGCCGGCGTCCGCGGCGCCGTCGTCCACGCCGTCGGCGTCGGGTGCGACCGGTGGATCGGGTGCGACCGGTGGGTCGGGTGCCGCCGCGGCCGGTCCGGCGGACGGTGGCACGGCCTCCGGAGCGGGGACCTGCACGGTGTCGTCGCTGACCGGGTCGATCGTCGACGGCGGCGGTGGCGGGGCCGGCAGCGTGTACCTGAACCTGGCGCTGCGGAACACCGGCAGCACACCGTGCACGCTGCAGGGTTGGCCGGGGGTGTCCTTCGTCGGCGACGGGAACGGCACGCAGATCGGGGCGCCCGCGAAGCTCGACCGCAGCGGGGCGGACCCGACCGTGACCCTGGCCGCCGGGCAGACGGCCGACGCGCCGCTGCGGATCGTGCAGGCCGGGAACCTCGAGCCGGGGAACTGCACGACGCGGCAGCCCGACGGGTTCCGCGTCTACCCGCCCGGGTCGAAGCAGTCGCTGTTCATCGCGTCCACCGCGTACACCGCGTGCCGGCAGCAGTCGGCTGAGCTGCTGTCCGTGCGGGCGTTCGTGCCGGAGGGGCAGCAGCAGTAGCAGTAGCCGGGTCGGTGGGGTGGCGCGCGGTCGGGTGGGATGGCCGCGGTCGGTGGGGTGGCGCGCGGTCGGCCATCATGGGCAGGTGAGCAGCCACCGCATCGTCACCGGACCCGAGGACCTCGAGGGCGGCTGGTTCGTCATCGACGACGAGGTCGAGCACCTGGAGGACGTCGCGTGGCAGCGCCCCCGTCGCGGGCAGCCGGCCGTCCCCGACGCCGAACGCACGGTGCTCCGCGCCGGTGCCCACACCTTCACCGTCGGGGAGACGGTCGAAGTCGCCGAGGGCGCCGTCCTGGACCTCGGGTTCCGCGACGCCGTCCGACGGTACTGGCGGACCAGCATCGTCCTCGTCGTCTCGACGCTCGCCTTCCTGCTCCTGCACCTCGTGCACGTCGGCTGGCTCGACGACGGTGGCGAGGTCCGCCGGCGCATCGTGTTCGCCGTCGCGACCGTCCCGATCGTGCTGGTCGCCCTCGCGCTCTGGTCCGTGCTGACCCGGTCTCCGCACGGCAAGGTCACCCGCGCGATGGCCGGGTGGCGGATGCGCGGGGACCACGACCGGCAGCGCAG
Protein-coding sequences here:
- a CDS encoding NUDIX hydrolase produces the protein MPVLEVSALLLVRDRRVLMVRARGRDVLYLPGGKVEPGESAVDAVVREADEETGLRLTADDVDEFAVVTEPAHGQAPGTIVAMTLFLARPGGTLDAATPVASAEVDEVEWVTAADAGRCPPAGVETLRLLTQAGLVD
- a CDS encoding glutamyl-tRNA reductase; translation: MLICLTASHRNASFDLLERLSIGAPAAASHLVTDSDVLDGAVVLATCNRFEAYLDIAGDDEAAVRATVEAVSAASELQTDEVLDSVQVLGGGDVVQHLFAVSSGLESVVVGETEISGQVRRALEDARRNGTTTSELERLFQEAAHTSRGVKTRTRIGAAGRSLVRLGLELASSRLTDWAATRVLLVGTGSYAATTIAALRDRGAEQIQVFSPSGRAPWFAAKHDLVAATDLRTAISTSDVVITCTSSEVPVVEACDLDDGARRIVIDLGLPRNVHPDAADVEGVELLDLETISIHAPIAELNAETEARAIVDDAVSRFRAQALEQSTTPALVALRKHVFDILDDEIDRVKRRGDTTPESAEQTERALRHLVGVLLHRPSVRARELGRAGRGDDFTGALDALFGVRPEKVSDAPSAVVPLAARVRDDEADAS
- a CDS encoding DUF4232 domain-containing protein codes for the protein MTRRRTLRAAVGTAGTVGAVVLALTGCTGGSGGGGASSVPPTAVPTTAAPTSASSAAPASAAPSSTPSASGATGGSGATGGSGAAAAGPADGGTASGAGTCTVSSLTGSIVDGGGGGAGSVYLNLALRNTGSTPCTLQGWPGVSFVGDGNGTQIGAPAKLDRSGADPTVTLAAGQTADAPLRIVQAGNLEPGNCTTRQPDGFRVYPPGSKQSLFIASTAYTACRQQSAELLSVRAFVPEGQQQ